The following are encoded together in the Parabacteroides chongii genome:
- a CDS encoding NupC/NupG family nucleoside CNT transporter, giving the protein MIDQQSGISLESLLRGILGIVTVLAVAYALSQDRKRIDWKLIGGGLIMQILFALAVLYIPFVGTALEWTGKAFIKLMDFTQAGVGFLLGPYASKSNGFIFLIHSLPVVIFFSALVSLFYHWGIIQRVVGAFSWVLRKFMNISGAEGLVTSGNIFMGMTESPVLIKNYLPAMNRSEIFLVMVSGMGTIAGTVMATYIGMLSGGDPVARVLFAKHLISASLMAAPGSIVLAKMLCPQTEVAVDQAASLEKGSSHPTALDALASGTSTGIRLMVNIAAMLLVFIALVALANYLLEGLLGRYTGLNEWIVSVTDGKAHGLTFQFILGVILAPFMWLIGIPSPDIMLVGSLLGQKTILNEFVAYFQLQEWKDAGMFMYQKSILMSTYILCGFANISSIGILLGGMGVLAPEKKEMITRFGFPAMIAGALVSVLSATIIGMILG; this is encoded by the coding sequence ATGATAGATCAACAGAGTGGGATCAGCCTTGAATCCCTGTTACGTGGAATACTGGGGATTGTGACGGTACTGGCTGTGGCTTACGCCTTGAGTCAGGATCGGAAACGGATCGACTGGAAGCTGATCGGAGGCGGTTTGATCATGCAGATTCTGTTTGCACTGGCTGTTCTTTATATTCCTTTTGTGGGAACCGCTTTGGAATGGACGGGAAAGGCTTTTATCAAACTGATGGATTTCACTCAAGCTGGCGTAGGTTTTTTATTGGGACCGTATGCTTCTAAAAGTAACGGCTTTATCTTTCTGATTCACTCATTACCTGTTGTTATATTCTTTTCTGCGTTGGTGTCGCTCTTTTATCACTGGGGGATTATTCAGCGCGTGGTGGGGGCTTTCTCCTGGGTACTGCGAAAATTTATGAATATCTCAGGGGCGGAAGGCTTGGTTACTTCCGGCAATATATTCATGGGAATGACGGAATCTCCCGTACTTATAAAGAATTATTTGCCGGCGATGAACCGGTCTGAAATATTTTTGGTCATGGTTTCGGGAATGGGTACGATTGCCGGAACGGTTATGGCTACGTATATCGGGATGCTTTCGGGGGGCGATCCGGTTGCCCGGGTATTGTTTGCCAAGCATCTGATCTCTGCGTCCCTGATGGCTGCTCCCGGATCGATCGTCCTGGCAAAGATGCTTTGTCCGCAGACAGAAGTGGCAGTCGATCAGGCTGCCAGCCTGGAAAAAGGTAGTTCACATCCGACTGCATTGGATGCGTTAGCTTCCGGAACATCTACCGGCATACGTCTGATGGTGAATATTGCGGCAATGTTGCTGGTCTTTATTGCTTTGGTTGCATTGGCCAATTATTTGCTGGAAGGTTTATTGGGCCGTTATACCGGATTGAATGAATGGATCGTTTCGGTGACTGACGGAAAAGCACACGGATTGACGTTCCAGTTTATTCTAGGAGTAATTTTGGCTCCGTTCATGTGGCTGATCGGTATTCCGTCGCCGGATATCATGCTGGTAGGCTCTTTACTGGGACAAAAGACGATCCTGAATGAATTTGTCGCTTATTTTCAGTTACAGGAGTGGAAAGATGCCGGTATGTTCATGTACCAGAAGTCGATATTGATGTCTACTTATATATTATGTGGCTTTGCCAATATTTCGTCTATCGGGATTTTGTTGGGAGGAATGGGCGTGCTGGCTCCGGAAAAGAAGGAGATGATCACTCGTTTCGGTTTTCCGGCGATGATTGCCGGTGCCTTGGTTTCAGTCCTTTCCGCGACGATTATTGGTATGATACTTGGGTAA
- a CDS encoding bifunctional nuclease family protein has translation MDAKIKLRVQGLTNSQIQSGAYALILAEENGARRIPIIVGTSEAQSIAIALEHITPPRPLTHDLFVTFAQAFAIQLREVFIYKFEDGVFYSELLFDDGITQVRLDSRTSDAIAIALRVKCDIYTTEQIVTECGVVLEEATLLDDKDDDEYALLDKEPEDIKDEVELKKWLSLLDEDELSERLEEAIADENYEYAKMYKDEIRRREEEEGSAK, from the coding sequence GTGGATGCAAAAATAAAATTACGGGTTCAGGGGCTAACGAATAGTCAGATTCAGTCCGGAGCTTACGCTTTGATACTGGCAGAGGAAAACGGAGCCCGTCGTATACCAATTATAGTAGGAACTTCAGAGGCACAATCCATAGCTATTGCATTGGAACATATTACGCCTCCCAGACCTCTTACTCACGATTTGTTTGTAACTTTTGCACAGGCTTTTGCCATTCAGTTGCGGGAGGTTTTTATTTATAAATTTGAAGACGGGGTTTTTTATTCGGAACTGCTGTTTGATGATGGTATCACCCAGGTGCGCCTTGATTCGCGTACGTCGGATGCGATTGCAATCGCCCTTCGTGTGAAATGTGATATCTATACGACAGAACAGATCGTGACCGAATGTGGCGTAGTGCTGGAAGAAGCCACGTTGCTGGATGATAAAGACGATGATGAATATGCTTTACTGGATAAAGAACCGGAAGATATAAAAGATGAAGTTGAATTAAAGAAATGGCTTTCTCTTTTGGACGAGGATGAATTGAGCGAGCGGTTGGAAGAAGCAATCGCCGATGAGAATTACGAATACGCCAAGATGTATAAGGATGAGATCCGCCGGCGTGAAGAAGAGGAGGGCAGTGCCAAATGA
- a CDS encoding M48 family metallopeptidase, with product MRTTLLSLAFLAGVSLTASAQFKIGGKTINTKKVVSAATDVAKAITLSDADIANMSREYIEWMDTHNEVAGPDTEMGARLERLTKDIKVEGLDLNFKVYNVIDVNAFACGDGSVRVCGGLMKIMDDNEVMAVIGHEIGHVLHSDSKDAMKNAYLTSAAKNAAGATSDVVAKLSDSQLGDLATALAGAQYSQKQENEADDYGFEFSVANGYDPHSMHDSLAKLLELSADAPKSSKFRQLFSSHPETEKRVQRMKEKADNYTK from the coding sequence ATGAGAACAACGTTATTATCATTAGCCTTTCTGGCAGGGGTTAGTCTGACTGCGTCTGCCCAGTTCAAAATCGGAGGAAAAACTATCAATACCAAGAAAGTTGTCAGTGCTGCAACCGATGTGGCAAAAGCGATCACACTGAGTGATGCCGATATAGCCAATATGAGCCGTGAATATATTGAGTGGATGGATACGCATAATGAAGTGGCAGGTCCTGATACGGAAATGGGAGCACGTCTGGAGCGTTTGACCAAAGATATAAAAGTCGAAGGGTTGGATTTGAATTTCAAAGTATATAATGTAATAGACGTCAATGCTTTTGCCTGTGGAGACGGAAGTGTGCGTGTTTGTGGCGGATTAATGAAGATCATGGACGACAATGAGGTAATGGCTGTTATCGGCCATGAGATCGGTCACGTTCTCCATTCCGATTCAAAGGATGCCATGAAGAATGCTTATCTGACTTCGGCTGCCAAGAATGCGGCAGGGGCAACCAGCGATGTTGTTGCTAAGTTGTCTGATTCTCAGCTGGGTGATCTGGCTACGGCTTTGGCTGGTGCACAGTATTCGCAGAAGCAGGAGAATGAAGCGGATGATTATGGCTTTGAGTTTAGTGTAGCTAATGGATATGATCCTCACAGCATGCATGATTCGTTGGCTAAATTATTGGAATTGAGTGCAGATGCACCTAAGTCATCCAAGTTCCGCCAGCTCTTTTCCAGCCATCCGGAAACGGAGAAACGGGTTCAACGAATGAAAGAAAAAGCAGACAATTATACAAAGTAG
- a CDS encoding DUF5106 domain-containing protein: protein MIVRILSLLVFTLIFSSCHGQQTAKTEEKDTTPKSFEMVTVPSMITDPGERAKYLVQHYWDKFDFTDTAYIHLPDITEQAFTNYIDLMKYVSPEVASSSIKGMMHKVTADSTFFAYMAGLYEKYLYDPNSPMRNEALYIPVLESVLAAPVLDEVNKIRPAHLLELALKNRVGEPATDFTYTLASGKTGTLYNVKADYLLLFFYNPDCHACKEITEQLQSSPLISDLQKNKKLKVLAVYPDEDLEAWRNHIPDVPAEWINSYDNTVSLKNDEIYDLKAIPTLYLLDKDKKVILKDVTFNQLMEFLQMQTN from the coding sequence ATGATAGTCAGAATACTTTCTCTGTTGGTATTTACGTTGATTTTTAGTTCGTGTCATGGTCAGCAAACTGCAAAAACAGAAGAAAAGGATACAACACCGAAAAGCTTTGAAATGGTTACTGTCCCGAGTATGATCACCGATCCGGGGGAACGTGCCAAATATCTGGTGCAACATTACTGGGATAAATTCGATTTTACCGATACGGCTTATATTCATCTGCCGGATATAACGGAACAGGCGTTTACCAACTACATCGACCTGATGAAGTATGTGTCTCCGGAGGTGGCTTCCTCTTCTATCAAAGGGATGATGCATAAAGTTACTGCCGATAGCACTTTCTTTGCTTATATGGCTGGTTTATATGAGAAGTATTTATACGATCCAAACTCTCCGATGCGAAATGAGGCTTTGTATATCCCTGTTTTGGAATCAGTTCTGGCAGCTCCGGTTTTGGATGAGGTCAACAAGATACGTCCGGCACATTTACTGGAGTTGGCATTGAAAAACAGAGTAGGGGAGCCGGCTACCGATTTTACTTATACGCTGGCGAGTGGAAAAACAGGTACATTATATAATGTAAAGGCTGATTATCTGTTATTATTCTTTTATAATCCGGATTGTCATGCTTGTAAAGAGATTACGGAGCAGTTACAGTCTTCACCGCTGATTTCTGATTTGCAGAAAAACAAAAAACTAAAAGTCCTGGCTGTCTATCCGGACGAAGACCTGGAAGCATGGCGCAACCATATTCCGGATGTTCCGGCAGAATGGATCAATTCTTATGACAATACAGTGAGCCTTAAAAATGATGAAATATATGATTTGAAAGCAATACCTACACTTTATCTCCTGGATAAAGACAAAAAAGTCATTTTGAAAGATGTCACATTTAACCAGTTGATGGAATTTTTACAAATGCAAACAAACTAG
- a CDS encoding SusF/SusE family outer membrane protein, producing MKKLNIFMLLLAGSLLWTGCSDDRDDNPVFQEPTEFNLNTPEQASNVYDLQNISSIDLTCTQPDYGYAAGTTYKVQLSLESTFKDADEVAGTTANYATLSSTYQRPELNVDAVEFAMALLDLWKASHDNAELPETPMPVYVRLRAALSNNGMGQISSNSIELPKVLGYNVEPPVSLPGQMFLVGDFASGSSWGKWVEMIPVTDTPGKFWSVQYFGGNNVMKFNAQPTWDGNQVAYSEGLVPAESASFAGVSGVDDGSGGMNIGVKNAGWYILVVTTALEGKNLNYTLEFLSPDIYVTGDVSGGWDTFDEARKFTVPSGEGEFVSPAFVASGNLRLCVKLPSTDWWRTEFIIMNNKIEYRKNGGDQEAVSVSAGQKAYLNFLDGSGRIK from the coding sequence ATGAAGAAACTGAATATATTCATGCTGCTTCTGGCCGGTTCGCTTTTGTGGACCGGATGCAGCGACGACAGAGACGATAATCCGGTGTTCCAGGAACCGACCGAATTCAATCTGAATACACCGGAACAAGCATCTAACGTATATGATCTGCAAAATATTTCATCTATCGATCTGACATGCACGCAGCCCGATTATGGCTATGCAGCCGGAACAACTTATAAAGTACAGCTTTCTTTGGAAAGTACATTCAAAGATGCGGATGAGGTAGCCGGTACGACTGCTAATTATGCCACCCTGTCCAGTACTTATCAGCGCCCGGAACTGAATGTCGATGCCGTTGAATTTGCAATGGCTTTGCTGGATCTGTGGAAAGCTTCTCATGATAACGCTGAACTGCCGGAAACACCGATGCCGGTATATGTCCGTCTGCGTGCTGCTTTATCCAATAACGGAATGGGGCAGATATCGTCCAATAGTATTGAGTTGCCGAAAGTTTTGGGATATAATGTAGAACCTCCGGTGTCTTTACCTGGTCAGATGTTTTTAGTAGGTGACTTTGCTTCCGGCAGTAGTTGGGGTAAATGGGTCGAAATGATTCCGGTAACGGATACGCCGGGTAAATTTTGGTCGGTTCAGTATTTTGGCGGTAATAATGTTATGAAGTTTAATGCACAGCCTACATGGGATGGTAATCAGGTAGCTTATAGTGAAGGACTTGTTCCTGCTGAATCTGCCTCCTTTGCCGGTGTTTCCGGTGTGGATGACGGCAGTGGCGGAATGAATATCGGCGTAAAGAATGCAGGTTGGTATATCCTGGTGGTTACTACTGCATTGGAAGGTAAGAATCTGAATTATACGTTGGAATTTCTTTCTCCGGATATCTATGTAACAGGGGATGTTTCCGGTGGTTGGGATACTTTCGATGAAGCCCGTAAATTTACGGTACCTTCCGGTGAAGGTGAGTTTGTTTCACCGGCTTTTGTTGCGAGCGGGAATTTACGGCTTTGTGTTAAACTACCGTCGACAGACTGGTGGCGGACTGAATTTATAATCATGAACAATAAGATTGAATACCGGAAGAACGGAGGTGATCAGGAAGCTGTAAGCGTATCGGCCGGTCAAAAGGCTTATCTGAACTTCCTGGATGGTTCGGGGCGTATCAAATAA
- a CDS encoding RagB/SusD family nutrient uptake outer membrane protein yields MKLKKYISLFIASCSCVWATSCLGDLDQEPILDKSSASIHNEADCQAFLAKIYSGFGLSGNSSDPNVEPDLQGGDQGSLVFLRGLLSMQLFPTDEAIWNWTDEGIVELCEIDWDYTLPYAYTFYQRAMLNVRYCKEFLDVYHSESDIEDIQKYRDQVRGLRAMNYYYLIDLYRNPGVVWDDSPTDDKSWKPSQIGAEALFEKIVNELVDLSENGDLDETPSMATYGRITKPVINTLLAKMYLNAEVYTGTPMYDKAAAYAKKVIDAGFGLEDNYANLFCGENHLTGIHKNEIIYAIPFDNVNAKSFGSTIVLTAGAFGGDLDQTWFGMSSSWTCLKPTQQMIEFFDESPDAGTDSHGSRIKKDKRYAFYDGAGTRTPESKMQDWNSGYLCYKFTNLGWDGAAVTPTPDPNTDFPLFRLADIYLIYAECAARNAAGTRKEQAVEYVNRLRERAYGDQSGNITLSDLSLDFILDERARELYWEGQRRSDLVRFGKFTKDYAWAYKGGTLEGVANLDSRFNVYPISDRDLTANPNLKQNTGYESLK; encoded by the coding sequence ATGAAACTGAAAAAATATATATCGTTATTCATCGCTTCCTGTAGTTGTGTCTGGGCAACCTCTTGCCTGGGTGACCTGGATCAGGAGCCGATACTGGATAAATCCAGTGCTTCCATTCATAATGAAGCTGATTGCCAGGCATTCCTTGCCAAGATCTATTCCGGTTTCGGCTTGTCGGGAAACTCTTCCGACCCGAATGTGGAACCGGACCTGCAGGGAGGTGACCAGGGGTCACTGGTTTTCCTCCGCGGACTACTTTCCATGCAGCTTTTCCCTACCGATGAGGCCATCTGGAACTGGACTGACGAAGGTATTGTGGAACTTTGCGAGATCGACTGGGATTATACGTTGCCGTATGCTTATACTTTCTATCAGCGTGCAATGTTGAATGTCCGTTATTGTAAGGAGTTCCTGGATGTGTATCACTCCGAGAGCGACATCGAGGATATTCAGAAATACCGGGATCAGGTACGTGGCCTGCGTGCAATGAATTATTATTATCTGATCGATCTTTATCGTAATCCGGGCGTTGTCTGGGACGACAGCCCTACGGACGATAAATCATGGAAACCTTCACAGATAGGAGCGGAAGCCTTGTTTGAAAAGATCGTGAACGAGCTGGTCGACCTGTCGGAGAATGGCGATCTCGATGAGACACCTTCCATGGCTACATATGGTCGTATTACTAAACCGGTGATCAATACTTTATTGGCTAAAATGTATCTGAATGCCGAAGTGTATACCGGTACGCCGATGTATGATAAAGCGGCTGCTTATGCCAAAAAGGTGATCGATGCCGGTTTCGGTTTGGAAGATAATTATGCAAACCTGTTCTGTGGTGAGAACCATCTGACAGGCATTCATAAAAATGAGATCATCTATGCCATACCATTCGACAATGTCAACGCAAAAAGCTTCGGTAGCACGATCGTCCTGACTGCAGGTGCTTTCGGTGGTGATCTCGACCAGACGTGGTTTGGTATGTCTTCATCCTGGACTTGTCTGAAACCGACTCAGCAAATGATCGAATTCTTTGATGAAAGCCCGGATGCAGGAACTGACAGTCATGGTAGCCGTATCAAGAAGGACAAACGGTATGCTTTCTACGACGGTGCCGGAACACGCACGCCCGAATCGAAGATGCAGGACTGGAACTCTGGCTATCTCTGCTATAAATTCACCAACCTGGGTTGGGACGGTGCGGCTGTAACGCCGACTCCCGATCCGAACACTGATTTCCCCTTGTTCCGTCTGGCCGATATTTATCTGATCTATGCCGAATGTGCAGCCCGTAATGCTGCCGGAACGAGAAAAGAACAGGCCGTTGAGTATGTGAACAGACTGCGCGAACGTGCTTATGGAGACCAGAGTGGAAATATAACCTTATCCGATCTGTCCCTCGATTTCATCCTCGATGAACGTGCTCGTGAGTTATATTGGGAAGGACAGCGTCGTTCGGACCTGGTTCGTTTCGGTAAATTCACCAAGGATTATGCCTGGGCATATAAAGGCGGTACGTTGGAAGGGGTAGCCAATCTCGACAGCCGTTTCAATGTGTATCCTATCAGCGACCGTGATCTGACGGCTAATCCGAACCTGAAGCAGAACACCGGTTACGAATCTTTGAAATAA
- a CDS encoding SusC/RagA family TonB-linked outer membrane protein: MKRLRFKALLMLIAGLCMSISVFAQQITVTGVVKDPTGEPVIGANVIIKGTTNGTVTDIDGQFMLSASKGDVISVSFIGYKMQELPATANMNIILAEDSQMLENVVVIGYGTVKKNDATGAVTAIKPDEKNRGVQVSPQDMLMGKVAGVSVASSTGQPGSSSSIRIRGGSSLSAKNDPLVVIDGVIMNNSAPDGLSNPLSTVNPADIESFTVLKDASAAAIYGSRASNGVIIITTKKGKSGSVKINYSGNVSISTKRNKIEVMSADEYRDYITTSPNVTEGMLTALNLHPGVSTDWQDEVLRTAVSTDHNLSAYGSVKEFMPYRVSFGYTDQNGILKTSNFQRYTGSLSLTPSLFNDHLNVNLNAKGVYIKNRFADTGALGSAVAFDPTKPVYNNSKYGGFFTWTGDYTPDGTRSTSAGVNPVSMLEMVDDRSTAKSFIGNAQFDYKFHFLPELRINMNMGIDYTSVEGKKYVDPNAPGSYQPDDDATGSRNIYNNSHNNKIFDLYGQYSKDFESISSHFDVMAGYSYQSYRTKTDKVTYYLSRRPETFGQNATVSNEFKETDTKYVLASFYGRMNYSLMNKYLLTFTLRDDASSRFAKNRRWGLFPSLALGWKLNEESFLKDFNSLDELKLRLGWGVTGQQDINQGDYPYLSFYRDGKGGAMYPVYDAAGNVTWVNVIAPTAANPNLKWETTTTYNVGVDYSFLNNRISGSVDGYIRKTKDLINAEVNVPAGTDFAEYVVSNIGSLENKGVEFSINTRPVVGKDFNWDLGFNIAYNKTKITELTYNDNSDSPGKRFESTGGDGGLRLKIHSVGYAPGSFYVFQQVYDKDGNPIEGEYVDRNGDGVVNDNDLYRYKNPVADVMMGFNSKFSYKNWDLGFNGRISLGNYNFNATAANAALGVNELFGNNALSNKPVSALETGFQTRQRLSDYYIQNASYLKIDNITLGYNVSKFLATGCNARFYATVQNPIVITKYDGLDPEVNDGMDNNVYPRPITVLFGVNINF; the protein is encoded by the coding sequence ATGAAACGTTTAAGGTTTAAAGCTTTGTTGATGCTCATCGCAGGCTTGTGTATGTCCATCTCTGTGTTTGCCCAGCAAATAACAGTGACTGGAGTTGTGAAAGATCCTACAGGAGAACCGGTTATCGGGGCGAATGTTATTATAAAAGGAACGACGAACGGTACGGTTACCGATATAGACGGTCAGTTTATGTTGTCTGCTTCCAAAGGAGATGTTATCTCAGTTTCATTTATCGGATATAAAATGCAGGAACTGCCTGCCACAGCCAATATGAATATTATTTTGGCGGAAGATTCCCAAATGCTGGAAAACGTAGTTGTTATCGGTTACGGTACGGTAAAAAAGAATGACGCGACCGGGGCGGTGACGGCGATCAAGCCGGACGAGAAGAACCGGGGCGTACAGGTCAGTCCGCAGGACATGTTGATGGGTAAGGTGGCAGGTGTATCGGTGGCTTCTTCAACCGGACAGCCGGGTTCCTCTTCGTCGATCCGTATTCGTGGCGGTTCTTCTTTGTCTGCCAAAAACGACCCGTTGGTGGTTATCGATGGGGTGATTATGAACAACAGTGCTCCCGACGGTCTGAGTAATCCGCTGAGTACGGTCAATCCGGCGGATATCGAATCGTTCACCGTATTGAAAGATGCTTCGGCGGCTGCTATTTACGGTTCGCGTGCTTCTAATGGTGTTATTATCATTACGACCAAGAAAGGGAAAAGCGGTAGCGTGAAGATCAATTATTCCGGAAATGTATCGATCAGTACGAAACGTAACAAGATAGAGGTTATGAGTGCAGACGAATATCGTGACTATATCACTACTTCACCGAATGTTACGGAAGGTATGTTGACTGCACTGAACCTGCATCCGGGTGTAAGTACGGACTGGCAGGACGAAGTGTTGCGCACGGCTGTATCTACCGATCACAACCTCAGTGCATATGGTTCAGTCAAAGAGTTTATGCCGTATCGTGTATCGTTCGGTTATACCGACCAGAACGGTATTTTGAAAACATCTAACTTCCAGCGGTACACCGGAAGTCTGTCTTTGACTCCCTCCCTGTTTAACGACCATCTGAATGTAAACCTAAATGCGAAAGGCGTTTATATCAAGAACCGTTTTGCCGATACGGGTGCTTTGGGTAGCGCTGTAGCTTTCGATCCGACCAAGCCGGTGTATAACAATAGTAAATATGGTGGTTTCTTTACCTGGACGGGCGATTATACGCCTGACGGAACTCGTTCTACTTCTGCTGGTGTGAATCCGGTTTCCATGCTGGAAATGGTGGACGACCGTTCGACTGCCAAATCGTTTATCGGAAATGCTCAGTTCGATTATAAGTTCCATTTCCTGCCCGAACTTCGTATCAACATGAATATGGGTATCGATTATACTTCTGTGGAAGGTAAGAAATATGTGGACCCGAACGCGCCCGGTTCTTATCAGCCGGACGATGATGCAACCGGAAGCCGTAATATCTATAACAACTCGCACAACAATAAGATATTCGATCTGTATGGCCAATATTCAAAGGACTTTGAATCCATATCCAGCCATTTCGATGTAATGGCTGGATACTCTTACCAGAGTTATCGTACGAAAACGGATAAAGTGACTTATTATCTGTCACGCCGTCCGGAGACATTCGGTCAGAATGCCACGGTAAGCAATGAGTTTAAGGAAACCGATACGAAATATGTGCTTGCCTCTTTTTACGGTCGTATGAATTACTCGTTGATGAACAAATACCTGTTGACTTTTACCTTACGTGACGATGCATCTTCTCGTTTCGCCAAGAACAGACGCTGGGGACTTTTCCCTTCACTGGCACTGGGATGGAAACTGAACGAAGAATCTTTCCTGAAAGATTTCAACAGTCTGGATGAACTGAAGTTACGTTTGGGTTGGGGTGTTACCGGACAACAGGATATCAACCAGGGAGATTATCCGTATCTCTCTTTCTATCGCGACGGTAAAGGTGGTGCCATGTATCCGGTCTATGACGCAGCCGGGAATGTGACCTGGGTGAATGTGATAGCCCCGACGGCAGCTAACCCGAATCTGAAATGGGAAACAACGACTACGTATAATGTGGGTGTCGATTATAGTTTTCTGAACAACCGGATCAGCGGTTCTGTAGATGGATATATCCGCAAGACTAAAGATCTGATCAATGCCGAAGTGAATGTGCCGGCAGGTACCGACTTTGCCGAGTATGTCGTATCGAATATCGGTTCATTGGAGAATAAGGGAGTTGAGTTTTCTATCAATACCCGTCCGGTGGTCGGAAAAGATTTCAACTGGGACCTGGGATTCAATATCGCTTATAATAAGACAAAGATCACTGAACTGACTTACAATGATAATTCGGATTCACCGGGTAAACGTTTTGAATCGACCGGTGGTGATGGTGGTCTGCGCCTGAAAATCCACAGTGTGGGATATGCTCCCGGTTCCTTCTATGTATTCCAGCAGGTGTACGACAAGGATGGCAATCCGATAGAAGGGGAATATGTAGACCGTAATGGCGACGGAGTTGTGAACGACAACGACCTGTATCGTTATAAGAATCCGGTAGCCGACGTAATGATGGGCTTCAATTCCAAGTTCAGTTACAAGAACTGGGATCTGGGTTTCAACGGACGTATCAGCCTGGGAAATTATAACTTCAATGCGACGGCAGCCAATGCGGCTCTCGGTGTAAATGAACTGTTCGGAAACAATGCATTGAGCAATAAACCTGTATCGGCATTGGAGACCGGTTTCCAGACACGCCAGCGCCTGTCGGATTACTATATCCAAAATGCTTCGTATCTGAAAATTGACAATATCACATTAGGATATAATGTCAGTAAGTTCTTGGCAACCGGCTGTAATGCCCGTTTCTACGCCACGGTTCAGAACCCCATCGTCATCACTAAATATGACGGACTGGACCCGGAAGTAAATGACGGTATGGATAACAATGTGTATCCGCGTCCGATCACTGTTTTATTCGGAGTTAACATTAATTTCTAA